The Daphnia magna isolate NIES linkage group LG6, ASM2063170v1.1, whole genome shotgun sequence genome segment GCCTAGTTTAATATCGATGCATCGGCTAATTTGCATATGAATATCTAGAATTTATAGTGCGCTAACCAAGCAATAGTTCCaagtaaaaacgaaaaaagaattgtAGAGTAGTAATACAATATAGCCTCATCAAAGCGTCCACGTATAGTAGGCTACTGCTATGTAGCGGTGTTCTCCTTATTTAACAACGAAATAAACGCCCAGACAGTGTCCTTGTAGGACTTTTAAAGTAACTAACGGGTTCTTCTTGctaaataaattttcttttacaattaaAGATAATGGAGGAATATAGGCTTCATACTTGTCTTCGTTATCGGCAGTCTGAAGGAATGGAACTTtcaaatcaaattcatgtTGACCATTCTTCTTTTGACATAGATGAGCTTATACGGGAGATTCTCAGCAGTTTTAGCAGAGAGTGTCTTTTTCGTTTAGTATATAATAGAAGTTAATCTACATTTACATTAATTTACTATATTGAAggtttcaattaaaaattttaggCGTTATTGAAATGCCTCTTCTATATACGAAATGTTACCAGTCGCTATATGtcattttattcaaaaacgacatgattaacgggaaaactaatgtgacagccggaatcagcgttcaattttgagtatgacgtgtgtgtttttattgaattataagagatgtcgatttttgcagattttgacgaaaatgagaagccttcccactttttcaattttgactaaattctaaatctaattaaaaatacatgatttcgattcagaattgaaccgtAATCACGATACACgagttatttttaattttagggttatagttttttaaataatcgtaaaaaacggacaggtagtgctggcgcgccagcaactCGTTGGTccgatttatttcaaaacaGCTGTCTTGATGTGAAAACTCATATTTTTCCCGgattaagcgttcaattttgatcataacgtgcaattttcagcgaattccaagaggtcaattttttgtgccaatTTGGAGAAAAATTAGGGGAATCCCCAGGGAATTCCTTCCAAATTCGTCCacttttttgggtttcttcttaaatacacaataaaaatagaaaagtatacatgatttagattcgaaattcaacgaggatcacgaaaatcgacaTTGGTTTTACGTAGGACTCATACTTTTGCgtaattacaattataaaGGCATTTGCGATTTAACTACCACgttgcgttttattcaaaaacgacatgattaacgggaaaactaatgtaacagccggaatcagcgttcaattttgagtatgacgtgtgtgtttttattgaattataagagatgtcgatttttgcagattttgacgaaaatgagaaggctagccttcccactttttcaattttgactaaattctaaatctaattaaaaatacatgatttcgattcagaattgaaccgtAATCACGATACACgagttatttttaattttagggttatagttttttaaataatcgtaaaaaacggacaggtagtgctggcgcgccagcaactCGTTGGTccgatttatttcaaaaacagctgtcttgATGTGAAAACTCATATTTTTCCCGgattaagcgttcaattttgatcataacgtgcaattttcagcgaattccaagaggtcaattttttgtgccaatttggagaaaaaattaGGGGAATCCCCAGGGGAATTCCCTTCCAAATTCGTCCacttttttgggtttcttcttaaatacacaataaaaatagaaaagtatacatgatttagattcgaaattcaacgaggatcacgaaaatcgacaTTGGTTTTACGTAGGACTCATACTTTTTGCgtaattacaattataaaGGCATTTGCGATTTAACTACCACgattgcgttttattcaaaaacgacatgattaacgggaaaactaatgtaacagccggaatcagcgttcaattttgagtatgacgtgtgtgtttttattgaattataagagatgtcgatttttgcagattttgacgaaaatgagaaggctagccttcccactttttcaattttgactaaattctaaatctaattaaaaatacatgatttcgattcagaattgaaccgtAATCACGATACACgagttatttttaattttagggttatagttttttaaataatcgtaaaaaacggacaggtagtgctggcgcgccagcaactCGTTGGTccgatttatttcaaaaacagctgtcttgATGTGAAAACTCATATTTTTCCCGgattaagcgttcaattttgatcataacgtgcaattttcagcgaattccaagaggtcaatttttgtgccaatttggagaaaaaattaGGGGAATCCCCAGGGGAATTCCCTTCCAAATTCGTCCacttttttgggtttcttcttaaatacacaataaaaatagaaaagtatacatgatttagattcgaaattcaacgaggatcacgaaaatcgacaTTGGTTTTACGTAGGACTCATACTTTTTGCgtaattacaattataaaGGCATTTGCGATTTAACTACTACgattgcgttttattcaaaaacgacatgattaacgggaaaactaatgtaacagccggaatcagcgttcaattttgagtatgacgtgtgtgtttttattgaattataagagatgtcgatttttgcagattttgacgaaaatgagaaggctatagccttcccactttttcaattttgactaaattctaaatctaattaaaaatacatgatttcgattcagaattgaaccgtAATCACGATACACgagttatttttaattttagggttatagttttttaaataatcgtaaaaaacggacaggtagtgctggcgcgccagcaactCGTTGGTccgatttatttcaaaaacagctgtcttgATGTGAAAACTCATATTTTTCCCGgattaagcgttcaattttgatcataacgtgcaattttcagcgaattccaagaggtcaattttttgtgccaatTTGGAGAAAAATTAGGGAATCCCCAGGGGAATTCCCTTCCAAATTCGTCCacttttttgggtttcttcttaaatacacaataaaaatagaaaagtatacatgatttagattcgaaattcaacgaggatcacgaaaatcgacaTTGGTTTTACGTAGGACTCATACTTTTTGCgtaattacaattataaaGGCATTTGCGATTTCACTACTACgattgcgttttattcaaaaacgacatgattaacgggaaaactaatgtaacagccggaatcagcgttcaattttgagtatgacgtgtgtgtttttattgaattataagagatgtcgatttttgcagattttgacgaaaatgagaaggcttagccttcccactttttcaattttgactaaattctaaatctaattaaaaatacatgatttcgattcagaattgaaccgtAATCACGATACACgagttatttttaattttagggttatagttttttaaataatcgtaaaaaacggacaggtagtgctggcgcgccagcaactCGTTGGTccgatttatttcaaaaacagctgtcttgATGTGAAAACTCATATTTTTCCCGgattaagcgttcaattttgatcataacgtgcaattttcagcgaattccaagaggtcaattttttgtgccaatttggagaaaaaattaGGGGAATCCCCAGGGGAATTCCCTTCCAAATTCGTCCacttttttgggtttcttcttaaatacacaataaaaatagaaaagtatacatgatttagattcgaaattcaacgaggatcacgaaaatcgacaTTGGTTTTACGTAGGACTCATACTTTTTGCgtaattacaattataaaGGCATTTGCGATTTAACTACTACgattgcgttttattcaaaaacgacatgattaacgggaaaactaatgtaacagccggaatcagcgttcaattttgagtatgacgtgtgtgtttttattgaattataagagatgtcgatttttgcagattttgacgaaaatgagaaggctatagccttcccactttttcaattttgactaaattctaaatctaattaaaaatacatgatttcgattcagaattgaacctTAATCACGATACACgagttatttttaattttagggttatagttttttaaataatcgtaaaaaacggacaggtagtgctggcgcgccagcaactCGTTGGTccgatttatttcaaaaacagctgtcttgATGTGAAAACTCATATTTTTCCCGgattaagcgttcaattttgatcataacgtgcaattttcagcgaattccaagaggtcaattttttgtgccaatttggagaaaaaattaGGGGAATCCCCAGGGGAATTCCCTTCCAAATTCGTCCActttttttgggtttcttcttaaatacacaataaaaatagaaaagtatacatgatttagattcgaaattcaacgaggatcacgaaaatcgacaTTGGTTTTACGTAGGACTCATACTTTTTGCgtaattacaattataaaGGCATTTGCGATTTAACTACTACgattgcgttttattcaaaaacgacatgattaacgggaaaactaatgtaacagccggaatcagcgttcaattttgagtatgacgtgtgtgtttttattgaattataagagatgtcgatttttgcagattttgacgaaaatgagaaggctatagccttcccactttttcaattttgactaaattctaaatctaattaaaaatacatgatttcgattcagaattgaaccgtAATCACGATACACgagttatttttaattttagggttatagttttttaaataatcgtaaaaaacggacaggtagtgctggcgcgccagcaactCGTTGGTccgatttatttcaaaaacagctgtcttgATGTGAAAACTCATATTTTTCCCGgattaagcgttcaattttgatcataacgtgcaattttcagcgaattccaagaggtcaattttttgtgccaatTTGGAGAAAAATTAGGGGAATCCCCAGGGGAATTCCCTTCCAAATTCGTCCacttttttgggtttcttcttaaatacacaataaaaatagaaaagtatacatgatttagattcgaaattcaacgaggatcacgaaaatcgacaTTGGTTTTACGTAGGACTCATACTTTTTGCgtaattacaattataaaGGCATTTGCGATTTAACTACTACgattgcgttttattcaaaaacgacatgattaacgggaaaactaatgtaacagccggaatcagcgttcaattttgagtatgacgtgtgtgtttttattgaattataagagatgtcgatttttgcagattttgacgaaaatgagaaggctatagccttcccactttttcaattttgactaaattctaaatctaattaaaaatacatgatttcgattcagaattgaaccgtAATCACGATACACgagttatttttaattttagggttatagttttttaaataatcgtaaaaaacggacaggtagtgctggcgcgccagcaactCGTTGGTccgatttatttcaaaaacagctgtcttgATGTGAAAACTCATATTTTTCCCGgattaagcgttcaattttgatcataacgtgcaattttcagcgaattccaagaggtaaattttttgtgccaatttggagaaaaaattaGGGGAATCCCCAGGGGAATTCCCTTCCAAATTCGTCCacttttttgggtttcttcttaaatacacaataaaaatagaaaagtatacatgatttagattcgaaattcaacgaggatcacgaaaatcgacaTTGGTTTTACGTAGGACTCATACTTTTTGCgtaattacaattataaaGGCATTTGCGATTTAACTACTACgattgcgttttattcaaaaacgacatgattaacgggaaaactaatgtaacagccggaatcagcgttcaattttgagtatgacgtgtgtgtttttattgaattataagagatgtcgatttttgcagattttttgacgaaaatgagaaggctatagccttcccactttttcaattttgactaaattctaaatctaattaaaaatacatgatttcgattcagaattgaaccgtAATCACGATACACgagttatttttaattttagagttatagttttttaaataatcgtaaaaaacggacaggtagtgctggcgcgccagcaactCGTTGGTccgatttatttcaaaaacagctgtcttgATGTGAAAACTCATATTTTTCCCGgattaagcgttcaattttgatcataacgtgcaattttcagcgaattccaagaggtcaattttttgtgccaatttggagaaaaaattaGGGGAATCCCCAGGGGAATTCCCTTCCAAATTCGTCCacttttttgggtttcttcttaaatacacaataaaaatagaaaagtatacatgatttagattcgaaattcaacgaggatcacgaaaatcgacaTTGGTTTTACGTAGGACTCATACTTTTTGCgtaattacaattataaaGGCATTTGCGATTTAACTACTACgattgcgttttattcaaaaacgacatgattaacgggaaaactaatgtaacagccggaatcagcgttcaattttgagtatgacgtgtgtgtttttattgaattataagagatgtcgatttttgcagattttgacgaaaatgagaaggctatagccttcccactttttcaattttgactaaattctaaatctaattaaaaatacatgatttcgattcagaattgaaccgtTATCACGATACACgagttatttttaatttgagcgttatagtttttttaataatcgtaaaaaacggaGAGGTAGTGCTGGCACGCAACAATAGActatacatgatttagattcgaaattcaacgaggaccACAAAAATCGATATTGTTTTACGTGGGATTTATGGTTTTTTAGTTATTTGAATTATAATAGTATCTGCGTTATTGTGTTATAACTAGTATGATTTCGCTTTATTCTAAAACTTTGTACGTAACGGGGAAACTAATTTTGAGCttaatgtattttttaaactgtcTAGAGTAATTCCCCATCGGGAAACTACttaagtaaaaaattttagacTTGCGATAAGATGGCAAAAATTCAGCTAAGTCTACTCTATCAACAGACGAAGTAAAGAAAACGATTGCTCAGTCAACGATGTAATCAAGTTTCACGAAGAATAATTTGATACAGCGTATACCAATAACTCTTTTTTATATCCAATTATCAAACGCTCTTCACACCATTGCTACCCCTATATGGGCTACTTCATCAAAATCATTTAATTGCCTAGATtagcaatgaaaaaaattgttaaagGCTAGCCCCCATTTTCAACATCCTACAATTCTTGAACAGTATCCACAGTTCAATTCAGccgcattttctttttttcattttctctcgCATCTTCGGCTATATCCTCATCAATGATCGGGCCAATGCTCTGAAGTAAAGCACTGTTGCTATATCTACCAAATAAGGACACCAAAAAGCCTACACCGTAGCCGGTTGCTCTTTCTCCACAATGAACTGGAGCAGCCATATCGACATGCATCCAGACACCAGGATAATCAAATCCCAGATGTGCTAGGATAAATAGCCCCGCGCATGAGGACAATGCATTGCTGCGAtcctaaagaaaaagagcaaCAATTAAACTGAATTACTCCTTGCTTAATTAAGACAAATAATTTTCCTACAGCGACAGAATTTTTCATGTCAGCCACAGCTGAGTTGAACTCAGAGAAGTGAAACTCTGGACAGAACGGAATCGGAAATGTCAAATCGCCAGAGACCAGTCCAGCATTAACCATTGCATTTTCCCAGTGCTCGTTGTTGGTAAGCACAGCGGCGTGTTGCTTACCTGTTGCAACACTCTACAAAAACATCATATTCACGCACTTTATCAAGTGTCTTGCAGAAATATTTCTTTCCGAATACCTGGCCTCCAGTTAGAGTTGCCATATCTAGAATAATGTCAGCTTTCAAGTCTTTATGGGCGTAGAACACGCCATCCGCCAAAACCTGTGATGTTCAACAatacagtttttgttttttaaaataccgCCGTCCAAGATGAATGAGCAAAACAAACCAGGCGGCCTTCTGCATCCGTGTTGTTGATTTCGACCGTTCGACCCGAATATAATGTATGAATATCATCCGGCCGAGTTGACAGTGGGCCGACAGAATTTTCTGCCAAACAAAATACGGCATGCAAATTTTCCTTAAAGCCGGTCAGGACAGCCTGTGAATTTTAGTTCTATCAAGCTGCTTAGGCCAACAATATTTGAATATTAGTTTCACCAGACGAAAAGCTCCTAAAATCtatttgaaatggaaataaaaaaagtatttaagagaaaataaatttttttataaaaaaaaagaaaacaaaggtaCCCCACTCGCCCCTCCACAGTCGCGCTTCATTCCTtaagataagaaaaaattatttattttctcaGTATCTTGTTTCTCGTAATCGGGACATACCTGGCATAGCTGTCTGTATATCAATAAAACGAGACAAATGAAAGTCAAAAATGGGTTAATTAAGAAAACACATATCCAAAATATGAGCTTTAATTACCTTGCCCTTGATCGACAATCCACCTGCATCAAGAACAATAGTTTTAGTATGAATAATCAATATTCAAAATAGTAAATTTTACCTGTATCATACATTATTCCTTTACCCACCCACGCAATGGTTTTGGTAGCCCCCTTTCCAAGAGAAATAACGGGTTAAGTAAACCGTTTACCGTAGGAAAagcaaaaaccaaacaaacattCAAACATAACAGAATACCTTAGGTAGATGACTCAAAACCGCAAGAGCTGGTGGATTCAAAGCAGcctaaaataagaaagaaacataaaattaacCTTAAAAAACTCACATAAGTTAAGTAAGAGTAAACTAACCTTTCCCACTCCATAAATACCACCAAATCCTTGATTCTCAAGTTCTTTA includes the following:
- the LOC116924417 gene encoding probable aminopeptidase NPEPL1, which codes for MAAVKLKFSSALSSSDPHANPVVIIGIPKNLAKINYHDINVKFGARVPEEIFSSALNAVQSSPDVCPLYLNSATLSPLPTKCSRHNAPSRSHAITKCVRSAAVSGKDSFIVIACEKHDVFPSAIAVARAYPLYSKKTNLSNKLQAGSTSSEKSLITVTVEYLLIGNTSPLTEDECIMLERAAESVRTTARIVDTPCNEMNTDHFLEEISIVAKELGIVPFVIRDKELENQGFGGIYGVGKAALNPPALAVLSHLPKGATKTIAWVGKGIMYDTGGLSIKGKTAMPGMKRDCGGASGILGAFRLAVLTGFKENLHAVFCLAENSVGPLSTRPDDIHTLYSGRTVEINNTDAEGRLVLADGVFYAHKDLKADIILDMATLTGGQSVATGKQHAAVLTNNEHWENAMVNAGLVSGDLTFPIPFCPEFHFSEFNSAVADMKNSVADRSNALSSCAGLFILAHLGFDYPGVWMHVDMAAPVHCGERATGYGVGFLVSLFGRYSNSALLQSIGPIIDEDIAEDARENEKKKMRLN